GACGACGCACTCGTCCGGGATGACGTTGCCGGCGACGCCGCCGCGGATGCCGGTGGCGTTGAGGCCCTCGTGGTAGGCGAGGCCGTCGATCTCGGGCTCGCGGGCGACGTACTCGTTGAGCCGCGCGAGGACCGGGGCGGCGAGGTGGATGGCGTTGACGCCACGCCAGCTGCGCGCGCTGTGGGAGCGCTCGCCCGTCGTGCGCACGTCGGCGCGCATCGTGCCCTGGCAGCCGGCCTCGATGGAGGCGTTGCTCGGCTCCATCAGGATCGCGAAGTCGGCCTGCACGAGGTCGGGGTCGCTGACGGTGAGCTTGCGCAGCCCGTTGTGGACCGAGTCGACCTCCTCGGCCTCGTAGAAGATGAAGGTGAGGTCGCGGTTGGGCTCGGTGACGTCGGCGGCGAGCTTGAGCATCACCGCGTCGCCGCCCTTCATGTCGCAGCTGCCGAGGCCGTGCAGGACGCCGTCCTCGAGGCGGGAGGGCAGGTTGTCGTTGAGCGGGACCGTGTCGAGGTGCCCGGCGATGACCACCCGCTCCCCCAGCCCGAGCTCGGTGCGCGCGACCACGGTGTGGCCGCGACGGGTGACGGTGAGGTGCGGCAGGGAGCGCAGCGCCGTCTCGACGGCGTCGGCGATCTCCTGCTCGTCGTGGCTGACGGACTCGATGTCGACCAGCTGCTGGGTCAGGGCGACGACGTCGGCGGAGAGGTCGAGGTGTGGCATGGCCCCGATTCAACCAGTCCGCCGACTGCTCAGGCCCTCGCCACCTCGACCGCCAGCTCCGCCGCGTCGGCGTACGACACCTCCGTCGCCAGCGTCTCCTCGGCGATCAGCGCCTCGTGGGTGCGGGCCGCGGCCAGCGTGGCCTCGGGCGCGGCGAGGGTGAGCACGATCCGGTCGCTGACCTGCAGGCCGGCGTCCTTGCGGGCCTGCTGGACCGCACGGACCAGGTCGCGGGCCGTGCCCTCGGCCTCGAGCTCGGGCGTCACGGCCGTGTCGAGGACGACGAACCCGCCGCGCGGCAGCATCCCGATCGCGCTGTGGTCGCCGGAGGTCCCGGCGACGGTCTCGAGGGTGTACTCCCCCTCGACCAGCGGGAGCCCGCCAGCGGTGACGGTGCCGTCGTCGGCCACCGACCAGTCGCCGGACTTGGCGCCCCTGATGGCGAGCTGCACGTCCTTGCCGAGGCGCGGGCCCGCGGCGCGGGCGTTGACCGTGAGCCGCTCGGAGACGCCGTACGACGCCGCCTCGGGCGCGTCGGGCGCGAGCACCTCGACCGCCTTGAGGTTGAGCTCGTCGGCGACGAGCGACGTGAACTGCGCCAGGTGGCCCTCGGCGACCACCGTCAGCCGCGACAGCGGCAGGCGGTTGCGGAGGTTGGCCGCCTTGCGCAGCGCCGAGCCGGCCGAGCAGACGTCGCGGACGGTGTCCATCGACGCCACGAGCTCCTCGTCGAGGGGCAGGACGTCGGCGGACGGCCAGTCGGTGAGGTGCACCGAGCGCTCGCCGGTCAGGCCGCGCCACACCTCCTCGGTCGTCAGCGGCAGCAGCGGAGCGGTGAGGCGGCAGACCACCTCGAGCACCGTGTAGAGGGTGTCGAACGCGTCGGCGTCCTCGTCCCAGAACCGCTCGCGCGAGCGCCGGATGTACCAGTTGGTCAGCACGTCGAGGAAGGTGCGCGTCGAGTCGCAGGCGGCCGCCACCTCGTAGTTGTCGAGCTGGTCGGTCATCGTGGCGACGTGGTCGCGCAGCTTGGCCAGGATGTAGCGGTCCATCGGGTGCGAGCTGTCGGCCCGCCACGTGGCGTCGTGTCCCGTGCCGTCGGCGGCCGCGTTGGCGTACAGGCTGAAGAAGGACCAGCTGTTCCACAGCGGGATCAGCACCTGCCGCACCGAGTCGCGGATGCCCTGCTCGGTGACCACGAGGTTGCCGCCGCGCAGGATCGGGCTGGACATGAGGAACCAGCGCATCGCGTCGGCGCCGTCGCGGTCGAAGACCTCGCGCACGTCGGGGTAGTTGCGCAGCGACTTCGACATCTTCTGGCCGTCGTTGCCGAGCACGATGCCGTGGCTCAGGCACGTGGAGAACGCCGGGCGGTCGAAGATCGCGCCCGCCAGGACGTGCATCGTGTAGAACCAGCCGCGGGTCTGGCCGATGTACTCGACGATGAAGTCGCCGGGGAAGTGGTCGTCGAACCAGTCCTTGTTCTCGAACGGGTAGTGCACCTGCGCGAAGCTCATCGATCCCGAGTCGAACCAGACGTCGAGGACGTCGGTGACGCGGCGCATCGTGCTCCGGCCGGTGGGGTCGTCCGGGTTCGGGCGCGTCAGGTCGTCGACAAACGGCCGGTGCAGGTCGGGGTTGCCGTCGCCGTCGACCGGCAGCCGGCCGAAGTCGCGCTCGATCTCCTCGAACGACCCGTAGACGTCGAGGCGCGGGTAGTGCTCGTCGTCGGACTTCCACACCGGCACCGGGCTGCCCCAGAAGCGGTTGCGGGTGATCGACCAGTCGCGGGCGTTCTCCAGCCACTTGCCGAACTGGCCGTCCTTGATGTGGTCGGGGACCCAGCGGATCTCCTGGTTGAGCGCCATCAGGCGCTCCTTGACCTTGGTCACCTCGACGAACCACGACGAGACGCCCTTGTAGATCAGGGGCTGCCGGCAGCGCCAGCAGTGGGGGTAGGAGTGGTCGTAGGTCTCGCGGCGCACCAGGACGGTGCCGGGCGTGACCGAGCCGGCCTGCTCCCCCTTCGTCGCGGCCTTGAGGTGGTCGATGATCTGCAGGTTGGCGTCGAAGACCTGCATGCCCTCGTAGTCGACGACGGGGAAGGTGAAGCGACCGTCCTTGCCGACCGGCATGACCGCCTCGATGCCCTCGCGGTCGGTGACGACCTTGTCGTCCTCACCGAAGGCGCCGGCGGTGTGCACCAGCCCGGTGCCGTCGGTGGTGGTGACGAACTCGGCGGGCACGAGGCGGAAGGCGCGCTCGTGGGCGGCGTAGTAGGAGAACGGCGGGGTGTACTCCAGGCCGACGAGGTCGGCGCCCGTCCCCCGCCAGGTCACGGTGGGCTCGTCGCCCAGCTCACGGGCGTACGACGCCACGCGGGCCTCGGCGAGCAGGTAGCGCTCGGGGCTGCCGGTGGGGCCCGACGACTCGACGACGACGTAGTCGATGTCCTCGCCGACCATCACCGCGAGGTTGGAGGGCAGCGTCCACGGCGTGGTCGTCCAGACGAGCACCTTGACGCCCGCGAAGGGGCCCTCGGTGGTGACGTCGTAGCCCACGGTCACGGCGGGGTCCTGGCGGACCTGGTAGACGTCGTCGTCCATCCGCAGCTCGTGGTTGGACAGCGGGGTCTCGTCCTGCCAGCAGTAGGGCAGCACCCGGAAGCCCTCGTAGACCAGGCCCTTCTCGTGCAGCTGCTTGAAGGCCCACATCACCGACTCCATGAACTCCGGGTTCATGGTGCGGTAGTCGTTGTCGAAGTCGACCCAGCGCGCCTGGCGGGTGACGTAGTCGCGCCACTCCCCGGTGTACTTCAGCACGCTCTGGCGGCACGCCTCGTTGAACTTCTCGATGCCCAGCTCGACGATCTCGTCGGTGGTCTTGATGCCGTTGAGGCGCATCGCCTCCAGCTCCGCGGGCAGGCCGTGGGTGTCCCACCCGAAGCGACGCTCGACCCGCTGCCCGCGCATCGTGCGGTAGCG
This genomic stretch from Nocardioides renjunii harbors:
- the dapE gene encoding succinyl-diaminopimelate desuccinylase, encoding MPHLDLSADVVALTQQLVDIESVSHDEQEIADAVETALRSLPHLTVTRRGHTVVARTELGLGERVVIAGHLDTVPLNDNLPSRLEDGVLHGLGSCDMKGGDAVMLKLAADVTEPNRDLTFIFYEAEEVDSVHNGLRKLTVSDPDLVQADFAILMEPSNASIEAGCQGTMRADVRTTGERSHSARSWRGVNAIHLAAPVLARLNEYVAREPEIDGLAYHEGLNATGIRGGVAGNVIPDECVVEVNFRFAPDRSEEDAEAFVRDFFDGYDVTVTDMAAGAMPGLDRPAAKAFVEAVGGEAAPKFGWTDVAQFTKLGIPAVNFGPGDPMYAHKQDEHVPTEHLERCERTLKEWLA
- the ileS gene encoding isoleucine--tRNA ligase is translated as MAYPKVSHTDATSVPSSPRFPSIEEAVLAYWEADDTFRASVEQREAGEDGGNEFVFYDGPPFANGLPHYGHLLTGYVKDLVPRYRTMRGQRVERRFGWDTHGLPAELEAMRLNGIKTTDEIVELGIEKFNEACRQSVLKYTGEWRDYVTRQARWVDFDNDYRTMNPEFMESVMWAFKQLHEKGLVYEGFRVLPYCWQDETPLSNHELRMDDDVYQVRQDPAVTVGYDVTTEGPFAGVKVLVWTTTPWTLPSNLAVMVGEDIDYVVVESSGPTGSPERYLLAEARVASYARELGDEPTVTWRGTGADLVGLEYTPPFSYYAAHERAFRLVPAEFVTTTDGTGLVHTAGAFGEDDKVVTDREGIEAVMPVGKDGRFTFPVVDYEGMQVFDANLQIIDHLKAATKGEQAGSVTPGTVLVRRETYDHSYPHCWRCRQPLIYKGVSSWFVEVTKVKERLMALNQEIRWVPDHIKDGQFGKWLENARDWSITRNRFWGSPVPVWKSDDEHYPRLDVYGSFEEIERDFGRLPVDGDGNPDLHRPFVDDLTRPNPDDPTGRSTMRRVTDVLDVWFDSGSMSFAQVHYPFENKDWFDDHFPGDFIVEYIGQTRGWFYTMHVLAGAIFDRPAFSTCLSHGIVLGNDGQKMSKSLRNYPDVREVFDRDGADAMRWFLMSSPILRGGNLVVTEQGIRDSVRQVLIPLWNSWSFFSLYANAAADGTGHDATWRADSSHPMDRYILAKLRDHVATMTDQLDNYEVAAACDSTRTFLDVLTNWYIRRSRERFWDEDADAFDTLYTVLEVVCRLTAPLLPLTTEEVWRGLTGERSVHLTDWPSADVLPLDEELVASMDTVRDVCSAGSALRKAANLRNRLPLSRLTVVAEGHLAQFTSLVADELNLKAVEVLAPDAPEAASYGVSERLTVNARAAGPRLGKDVQLAIRGAKSGDWSVADDGTVTAGGLPLVEGEYTLETVAGTSGDHSAIGMLPRGGFVVLDTAVTPELEAEGTARDLVRAVQQARKDAGLQVSDRIVLTLAAPEATLAAARTHEALIAEETLATEVSYADAAELAVEVARA